The following coding sequences are from one Spea bombifrons isolate aSpeBom1 chromosome 13, aSpeBom1.2.pri, whole genome shotgun sequence window:
- the LOC128471771 gene encoding protein kinase C delta type-like translates to MAECLFSGLRWILKKCCPRKLGKYFNRLKKTSDNVPTHSTRDENSELFTDRTFLLKRKKEGSSTENRMRLRKRRRCTASRLYIRKKETTKRRRTSTGSYEHERKRHRNNESHDLGQQVKPTADAHLEEYRSRRMKVPRKRRRSEDCSLAAKRFRNLLPMSVSCLRFHFQLGQGSFGKVMLASVPSKDSLIAVKMIRKRSMKSLHIMRERRILEVARNSPFLCHGYAAFQTETCVFLAMEFMAGGTLESYMDSVGYMTQNTAAFYSAELVCGIQFLHSQGIIHRDLKPQNILLDREGHVKISDFGLAVEGVFGSTVRGHCGTRLYMAPEIYLKKQYGVAVDWWSFGVILFRMLNGTFPFFTGYCKKATVHSIINGRPKYTKALSQEAVDILTCLLKKDPQLRLWMTEYIREHPFFDSINWEDIESRRIPPPYQKAERPNRRFKNIQPIPPVLEIPEDTASPSSNQSLSDTSSLFSDQSLAGVSSSSSDQSLFGFSFVTPDWMF, encoded by the coding sequence ATGGCAGAGTGTCTCTTCTCAggactaaggtggattttaaagaagtgctgccccagaaaactaggCAAATATTTCAACAGGCTCAAAAAGACTTCCGATAATGTTCCAACACATAGCACAAGAGATGAAAACAGCGAGCTCTTCACAGACAGAACCTTTCTGCTGAAGCGAAAGAAAGAAGGTAGCAGTACAGAAAACAGAATGAGactgaggaaaaggaggagatgtACTGCTAGCCGCCTGTATATCAGGAAAAAGGAGACAACAAAGCGcagaagaaccagcacaggcagctatgAACATGAGCGGAAGAGGCATAGAAATAACGAGAGCcatgatctggggcagcaggtgaAACCAACAGCAGATGCACACCTGGAGGAGTACAGGAGCAGGAGGATGAAGGTTCCCAGGAAAAGGCGCAGAAGTGAGGACTGCAGCCTGGCCGCAAAACGATTCAGGAACCTTCTCCCCATGTCGGTGTCCTGCTTAAGGTTTCATTTTCAACTGGGACAAGGGagctttggaaaggtcatgttggcctcTGTTCCTTCCAAGGATTCCTTAATAGCGGTAAAAATGATACGCAAGAGATCTATGAAGTCTCTGCACAtcatgagagagaggaggattctggaggtagCTAGGAACAGCCCGTTTCTATGCCACGGGTATGCAGCTTTCCAGACAGAGACCTGTGTGTTCCTCGCCATGGAGTTTATGGCTGGAGGAACCTTGGAGTCTTATATGGATAGTGTTGGCTACATGACACAGAACACAGCTGCATTCTACTCTGCAGAGCTGGTCTGTGGCATCCAATTCCTCCATTCCCAGGGCATCATTCATAGAGATCTGAAGCCGCAGAATATCTTACTTGATCGTGAGGGCCATGTCAAGATCAGTGATTTTGGTCTTGCTGTAGAAGGTGTTTTTGGAAGTACAGTGAGAGGACATTGTGGAACACGTctatacatggccccagaaataTATCTAAAGAAGCAATATGGTGTTGCCgtcgactggtggtccttcggggtgattctCTTCCGCATGCTTAACGGAACTTTTCCCTTCTTCACTGGCTACTGCAAGAAGGCAACTGTCCATTCTATTATCAATGGCAGGCCGAAATACACCAAGGCATTAAGCCAAGAAGCTGTGGATATACTGACTTGTCTGTTAAAGAAAGATCCTCAGCTTCGCCTCTGGATGACTGAATACATCAGGGAGCATCCGTTCTTTGACAGCATCAATTGGGAAGACATAGAGAGCAGGAGAATACCTCCCCCGTACCAGAAGGCTGAAAGACCCAATCGCCGCTTCAAGAACATCCAACCCATACCACCAGTTTTGGAGATCCCAGAGGACACTGCCTCTCCATCTAGTAACCAGAGCCTGTCTGACACCTCCTCTTTATTTAGTGATCAGAGCCTGGCCGGCGTGTCCTCTTCATCTAGTGACCAGAGCCTGTTCGGCTTCTCTTTTGTCACTCCGGACTGGATGTTTTGA